The region gTAACATGAGAAACTCCTCCAGTAGCGTCAACTAGGGTTGATAAGAATAATcgataaagcaaaataaaaacaccttCTCCAAGATTTTGAAACTGCAAGCGAACGCATGGTGGCGCTGTTGACTAAGAAGGCGAATTAAACCACAGGCATTGTGCATGCTCGGTGACGCACGGATCCAGTGTGGTAAACCAGGAGTTGAGAGCCCAGGCAGATTTTTGAGCCAGCAAGTCTGAGCCTCTGGAAAGGCTTATTCACTAGGCCGTCTGCAAAGGTTGTGGGGCAAAAGACTGTTTCCCAGCGCTGTCTGGGGTTCAGCTTGGCGACATTCCCTGGAAGAGCGTgacggaaagtgcaatggaggCGGGAGGAGAGCGATTTCTTAGACAAAGGCAAGTCttgcttctctttgtttttctgggaGGGTCTCTGGCTGGGTCCGAGTCAAGACGCTATTCTGTGGCTGAGGAAAAAGAGAGGGGCTTTTTAATAGCCAACCTAGCAAAGGATCTGGGGCTAAGGGTAGAGGAACTGGCCGCGAGGGGGGCCCAAGTTGTGTCCAAAGGGAACAAACAGCATTTTCAGCTCAGTCATCAGACAGGTGATTTGCTCCTGAATGAGAAATTGGACCGGGAGGAGCTATGCGGCCCCACAGAACCATGCATACTGCATTTTCAGATATTACTGCAAAACCCTTTGCAGTTTGTTACAAACGAGCTCCATATCATAGATGTAAATGACCATTCTCCGGTATTCTTTGAAAATGAAATGCATCTGAAAATCCTAGAAAGCACTCTGCCAGGAACAGTAATTCCTTTGGGAAATGCTGTGGACTTGGATGTGGGAAGAAACAGCCTCCAAAACTACACTATCACTCCGAATTCCCACTTCCACGTACTCACTCGCAGTCGTAGGGACGGAAGGAAGTACCCGGAACTAGTACTGGATAAAGCGCTCGATCGGGAGGAGCAGCCGGAACTCAGCTTAACGCTCACCGCGCTGGACGGCGGCGCTCCCCCTCGGTCTGGGACAGCCCAGATAAACATCCAGGTCTTAGATATAAACGACAATGCACCAGAATTTGCACAGCCGCTCTATGAGGTTGCAGTTCTAGAGAATACCCCCGTTAACTCTGTCATTGTCACTGTCTCGGCTTCTGACTTAGATACAGGAAGTTTTGGGACAATATCATATGCATTTTTTCATGCTTCTGAAGAAATTCGCAAAACTTTTCAGCTAAATCCAATTACTGGTGATATGCAACTagtcaaatatttgaattttgaagCGATTAATAGTTATGAAGTCGACATCGAGGCCAAGGATGGCGGAGGCCTATCCGGAAAGTCTACAGTCATAGTCCAGGTGGTTGATGTCAACGACAACCCACCGGAACTGACCTTGTCTTCAGTAAACAGCCCTATCCCTGAGAACTCGGGAGAGACTGTACTGGCTGTTTTCAGTGTTTCTGATCTAGACTCTGGAGACAACGGAAGAGTGATGTGTTCCATTGAGAACAATCTCCCCTTCGTCCTGAAACCATCTGTAGAGAATTTTTACACCCTAGTGTCAGAAGGCGCGCTGGACAGAGAGACCAGATCCGAGTACAACATTACCATCACCGTCACTGACTTGGGGACACCCAGGCTGAAAACCGAGTACAACATAACCGTGCTGGTCTCCGACGTCAATGACAACGCCCCCGCCTTCACCCAAACCTCCTACACCCTG is a window of Pongo pygmaeus isolate AG05252 chromosome 4, NHGRI_mPonPyg2-v2.0_pri, whole genome shotgun sequence DNA encoding:
- the LOC129037305 gene encoding protocadherin beta-3; its protein translation is MEAGGERFLRQRQVLLLFVFLGGSLAGSESRRYSVAEEKERGFLIANLAKDLGLRVEELAARGAQVVSKGNKQHFQLSHQTGDLLLNEKLDREELCGPTEPCILHFQILLQNPLQFVTNELHIIDVNDHSPVFFENEMHLKILESTLPGTVIPLGNAVDLDVGRNSLQNYTITPNSHFHVLTRSRRDGRKYPELVLDKALDREEQPELSLTLTALDGGAPPRSGTAQINIQVLDINDNAPEFAQPLYEVAVLENTPVNSVIVTVSASDLDTGSFGTISYAFFHASEEIRKTFQLNPITGDMQLVKYLNFEAINSYEVDIEAKDGGGLSGKSTVIVQVVDVNDNPPELTLSSVNSPIPENSGETVLAVFSVSDLDSGDNGRVMCSIENNLPFVLKPSVENFYTLVSEGALDRETRSEYNITITVTDLGTPRLKTEYNITVLVSDVNDNAPAFTQTSYTLFVRENNSPALHIGSVSATDRDSGTNAQVTYSLLPPQDPHLPLASLVSINADNGHLFALRSLDYEALQAFEFRVGASDRGSPALSSEALVRVLVLDANDNSPFVLYPLQNGSAPCTELVPRAAEPGYLVTKVVAVDGDSGQNAWLSYQLLKATEPGLFGVWAHNGEVRTARLLSERDAAKHRLVVLVKDNGEPPRSATATLHVLLVDGFSQPYLPLPEAAPAQAQADSLTVYLVVALASVSSLFLFSVLLFVAVRLCRRSRAASVGRCSVPEGPFPGHLVDVSGTGTLSQSYQYEVCLTGGSGTNEFKFLKPIIPNFVAQGAERVSEANPSFRKSFEFS